The genome window TGCGGCCCCGCAGAGCGGCGATCGCGAAGGCGGGGATCGCCAGCCCGGCGACCAGGAGGCTCGACAGCAGACCGAGAGTCAGGCCGCGGGCGTCGCCGATCATGCCGGTCACGAGCGGCCCGGGTCCGACGCCCAGAAGGTTGATGACCAGCATTCCGAAAGCGATCATCGTCGAGCGCGTGTGAGAGGGCGCGAGCTCCTGGATGGCAGCGAAGAGCGGTCCGAACCAGGCCGAGGTGCCGGCGCTGGTCACGAACCAGCAGGCGAAGAAGAGCGGCGTGCCGGGCGCCATCGAGTAGAAGGCCAGGCCGATCGGCGTGAAGAGCGCGGTCATCGCCGCGAGGCTCCAGAGCCTGCCGTTGCGGAAGCGCCGGGCGCAGAGGTCGCCGAACAGGCCGCCTGCCAGGTTGCCGAGAATTCCGGCGCCGACCGCCATGCTGCCGGCGAGCAGGGCGGCGCGCGCGTACGGGTAGCCGCGCTCCTCGACGAGCCAGGTGACGGAGAGCATCGCCGAGCCCGAGCCGTAGCAGAGGAACGCTCCGCCGAGCAGCACGAAGAGGAGCTCGCGGCGCCCGGTGAGCGCGCGCCCGACGTCGCGCAGGAGGTCGCGGATCGCAGGGCTCCGGACCGGATCCTCCGGCGCCCCGGCAGGCGGCGCGGCATGCCGTCGCTCCGGTTCACGAAAGAAGCGCAGCCCGAGGACGGCGAGGAGCCCCAGGCCGCCGAGCAGGAAGAAGCAGGTCCGCCAGCCGAATCGCGGCGCCACGACACTGCCCACGAGGAGGCTCGTCGCCATGCCGAGCGGCACGCCGGTGTAGTAGACGCCGGTCGCGAGGCCCAGCCGCCGGCGCGGGAAGGCGTCCCCGAGCATCGACAGCGCCGAAGGTGTGAGGGTCGCCTCGCCGATACCGACGAAGATGCGCGGAATGGCGAGGTGGACGAAGCTCTTCGCCAGCCCCGAGATCGCGGTCATCGCGCTCCACAGCGCGAGGCCCCCGGCGAGGAGCCGCAGGCGCGGCCAACGATCGGCCGCGAGCCCGAGAAGGATTCCGACCAGCGTGTAGAAGAAGACGAACCCGAAGCCGGCGAGGAGCCCGATCTCGGTGCGCGACAGGCCGAGGTCGGCGATCAGCAGGGGACCGAGACTGGCGATCAGCGTGCGATCGACGAAGTTGAGGACGTTCAAGAGCGTGAGGTAGAGCAGGAGCGCGATGGCCGCCCGATCGACGACGCGCTCGTCGGGCTCTGCGATCGTCGATCCGGGGGTTCCCGTCGGGTTCGCCATGCGGGGCCGATGATCGCACTGTCCGGGTTGGCGTGCTCGATGGCGCGCCGGATCCGGCCCGGCTGCGGGTCGCGTGGGTCCGTCGGAGGGGAGAACCTCCGGCGCCGCCGCCCGTACTTCTCTCATGCGAATGCGATCGATGGCGCGGGACCCCGGTATCCGTCTGCTCCGCTTCGGCGTCGCCGTGCTGCTCTTCGTGCACGGGGTCTACCGGGCAGCGACGGGAGGCGTGAGCGGTTTCGGCGAATTTCTGTCGGCACAG of Thermoanaerobaculia bacterium contains these proteins:
- a CDS encoding MFS transporter, which translates into the protein MANPTGTPGSTIAEPDERVVDRAAIALLLYLTLLNVLNFVDRTLIASLGPLLIADLGLSRTEIGLLAGFGFVFFYTLVGILLGLAADRWPRLRLLAGGLALWSAMTAISGLAKSFVHLAIPRIFVGIGEATLTPSALSMLGDAFPRRRLGLATGVYYTGVPLGMATSLLVGSVVAPRFGWRTCFFLLGGLGLLAVLGLRFFREPERRHAAPPAGAPEDPVRSPAIRDLLRDVGRALTGRRELLFVLLGGAFLCYGSGSAMLSVTWLVEERGYPYARAALLAGSMAVGAGILGNLAGGLFGDLCARRFRNGRLWSLAAMTALFTPIGLAFYSMAPGTPLFFACWFVTSAGTSAWFGPLFAAIQELAPSHTRSTMIAFGMLVINLLGVGPGPLVTGMIGDARGLTLGLLSSLLVAGLAIPAFAIAALRGRSEVDGAASLAR